A part of Paramisgurnus dabryanus chromosome 15, PD_genome_1.1, whole genome shotgun sequence genomic DNA contains:
- the lims2 gene encoding LIM and senescent cell antigen-like-containing domain protein 2 has protein sequence MDMSTQHENGELGRDNGLQYTEISEGSEMPVIKSQRRRSDVKVYKEFCDFYVRSNMANALANAICERCRSGFTHTEKIVNSNGELYHQQCFTCAQCFQQLEEGLFYEFEGRKYCEHDFQILFAPCCQQCGEFIIGRVIKALNNSWHPDCFCCDICHTVLADVGFVKNAGRHLCRPCHNGEKAHGLGKYICQRCHTIIEELPLIFKNDPYHPDHFSCYNCGKELSADARELKGELYCLPCHDKLGVPICGACRRPIEGRVVNAMGKQWHIEHFVCVKCEKPFLGHQHYERKGLAYCETHYNKLFGDVCFHCNRVIEGQVASALNKAWCVNCFVCTTCNSKLTLKDKFVEIDLKPVCKRCYERVPEEMKRRLAKRERDSKDKKKKIPICL, from the exons ATGGATATGTCAACACAACATGAGAACGGCGAGCTGGGCCGAGACAACGGCCTTCAGTACACAGAGATTTCTGAGGGATCCGAGATGCCTGTGATAAAATCACAAAGACGACGGAGTGACGTGAAAGTCTACAAAGAGTTTTGTGACTTCTACGTGCGCAG CAACATGGCCAATGCTTTGGCCAATGCGATCTGTGAGCGCTGCAGGAGCGGCTTTACTCACACTGAGAAGATTGTCAACAGTAACGGTGAGCTGTATCATCAGCAGTGCTTCACATGTGCGCAGTGTTTCCAACAGTTAGAGGAGGGACTCTTTTATGAG TTTGAAGGCAGAAAATACTGTGAGCATGATTTTCAAATTCTGTTTGCTCCCTGCTGTCAGCAGTGTG GAGAGTTCATCATTGGTCGAGTGATAAAGGCTTTGAACAACAGCTGGCACCCGGACTGTTTCTGCTGTGATATCTGTCATACGGTTCTTGCTGACGTGGGCTTTGTGAAGAATGCTGGCAG ACATCTGTGTCGTCCATGTCATAATGGCGAGAAGGCTCATGGTCTGGGAAAATACATCTGTCAAAGGTGTCACACCATCATTGAAGAGCTTCCTCTTATTTTCAAGAATGACCCTTACCACCCTGATCACTTCAGCTGCTACAACTGCGG tAAAGAGCTGAGCGCTGATGCGAGGGAACTTAAGGGTGAACTCTATTGTCTCCCGTGCCATGATAAATTGGGTGTGCCAATTTGTGGTGCCTGCAGGAGACCCATAGAAGGGCGAGTGGTGAACGCTATGGGCAAACAATGGCATATTGAG cattttgtgtgtgttaaatGTGAGAAACCGTTTCTCGGTCATCAACATTATGAACGCAAAGGGCTGGCGTACTGTGAGACTCACTACAACAAG CTCTTCGGAGATGTTTGTTTCCACTGCAACCGCGTCATTGAGGGACAAG TTGCGTCTGCATTGAATAAGGCCTGGTGTGTCAACTGCTTTGTCTGTACCACTTGCAACTCCAAGCTGACTCTCAA GGATAAGTTTGTGGAGATCGACCTGAAGCCAGTGTGTAAGCGCTGCTACGAACGAGTGCCAGAGGAGATGAAGAGACGCTTGGCCAAGCGTGAACGAGACTCGAAGgacaagaaaaagaaaattCCCATCTGTCTGTAA